From a single Candidatus Nitrospira nitrosa genomic region:
- a CDS encoding RNA recognition motif domain-containing protein, which yields MSTCVVYVGGLSEDASDDHLRALLEAYGEVAHASVVRYKRSKKSAGYGFVQLGSREEALRAVKALDGTRLMNNRLRLFVTGALER from the coding sequence ATGAGCACTTGTGTCGTGTATGTGGGAGGTCTGTCAGAAGATGCGTCCGATGATCACCTCCGCGCACTATTGGAAGCGTATGGCGAGGTAGCACACGCCTCTGTCGTTCGATACAAACGCAGCAAGAAATCCGCCGGCTATGGATTCGTGCAATTGGGTTCGCGCGAAGAAGCTCTAAGAGCGGTGAAAGCGCTGGACGGAACACGGTTGATGAACAACCGTTTGCGACTCTTCGTCACAGGAGCTCTGGAGCGCTGA
- the nhaA gene encoding Na+/H+ antiporter NhaA codes for MISSIRTFLRLESASGILLILAAALAMLCANTGLKHLYESLLQIQAGVQFGEFQIQKPLLLWINDGLMVLFFFVVGMELKRELLEGELSDMANVRLPALGALGGMVVPGLIYWWINYDNPAGMAGWAIPIATDTAFSLGILSLLGRRVPLSLKIFLVSLAIFDDVGAILIIAFFFSAHLSATMMWTASLCLLVLFLLNRNGVTTIPLYALVGLVMWAAVLKSGVHATLAGILLAIFIPLTDRRNRTHSPLRTLEQELHTAVAFVTLPLFVFFNAGISLSEVSLESLMHPVSLGITLGLFLGKPLGVFLFCKAGIQLGIARLPMGLTAIQLCGVAILCGIGFTMSLFIGALAFEELQRPALFDERIGILLGSLLSAMAGYLVLWLTLGATSSRAETVE; via the coding sequence ATGATTAGCAGTATTCGCACATTCCTAAGACTGGAGTCCGCCAGCGGCATTCTACTGATTCTTGCCGCAGCACTCGCCATGCTGTGCGCCAATACCGGCCTGAAGCATCTGTATGAGAGCCTTCTACAGATTCAGGCCGGAGTTCAGTTTGGGGAGTTCCAGATTCAGAAACCCCTTCTCCTCTGGATCAATGATGGCCTGATGGTGCTGTTTTTCTTTGTAGTCGGGATGGAGTTAAAACGGGAGCTCCTGGAGGGGGAACTCTCCGATATGGCGAATGTGAGGCTACCGGCGCTGGGCGCTCTCGGCGGGATGGTAGTTCCCGGACTCATCTATTGGTGGATCAATTATGACAATCCCGCTGGTATGGCTGGCTGGGCTATTCCTATCGCCACCGATACGGCCTTCTCCTTGGGCATTCTCTCTCTGTTGGGTCGGCGAGTTCCCCTTTCACTAAAGATATTTCTGGTCTCACTCGCAATTTTCGATGATGTCGGTGCCATTCTGATCATTGCCTTCTTTTTTTCCGCACATCTCTCCGCGACGATGATGTGGACCGCGAGCCTCTGCCTTCTGGTCCTTTTCCTTCTTAACCGGAACGGCGTGACGACCATTCCCCTCTATGCCTTGGTCGGCCTTGTGATGTGGGCTGCGGTGTTGAAGTCCGGCGTGCACGCGACTTTGGCCGGCATCCTTCTGGCAATATTTATTCCCCTCACTGACAGGAGAAACAGGACTCATTCTCCGCTTCGAACTCTGGAACAGGAACTTCACACCGCAGTGGCCTTTGTCACGTTGCCCCTGTTTGTCTTCTTCAATGCCGGAATCTCTCTGAGCGAGGTGTCCCTGGAAAGTCTCATGCACCCGGTCTCCTTGGGCATCACGCTAGGATTATTTCTCGGCAAGCCACTGGGCGTCTTTCTATTCTGCAAGGCTGGGATCCAGCTGGGGATTGCCCGTCTGCCGATGGGACTCACAGCGATCCAGCTGTGTGGCGTTGCCATCCTGTGTGGTATCGGGTTTACCATGAGTCTATTTATCGGTGCCCTCGCCTTTGAAGAACTACAGCGGCCTGCGTTGTTCGATGAACGTATTGGAATCCTCCTCGGATCGCTCCTCTCGGCGATGGCCGGATATCTGGTACTCTGGCTGACACTCGGCGCAACCTCGTCGCGAGCAGAGACAGTTGAATGA
- a CDS encoding CsbD family protein has product MNQEQFGQFWNQLKTPLKDYWSKITAEDLTEIRGDLATFGSVIQKRYGELQKEEVRTWVNRRYAHWSGNYIGYKDPAPTS; this is encoded by the coding sequence ATGAATCAGGAACAGTTTGGGCAGTTCTGGAATCAATTGAAAACACCGCTCAAGGATTACTGGTCAAAGATTACTGCGGAGGATTTGACGGAGATCCGGGGGGATTTGGCGACGTTCGGTTCGGTCATTCAGAAGCGGTATGGAGAATTACAGAAAGAGGAAGTCCGCACATGGGTCAATCGACGATATGCCCACTGGTCTGGAAACTACATCGGGTATAAGGATCCGGCGCCGACGTCCTAA
- a CDS encoding B12-binding domain-containing radical SAM protein — MGFPPIGIMSLSSVIKQAGHECVLFDQANPDTPNQVIIDRINREQPVLVGLSFLSTTSYPYAKMLAREIRATNQKVKLAFGGVFASLNASLVKLQCPEVDFVCRGDGEQLLLDLLANLETPQAVASLTWMKDGQVVQNPNRPTERHLDQWPFPDRESLELDYVESMPLDVPVVLSMRRFTTMQTSRGCPWPCIFCDIPIFNEGKWRARSPQHVVAELKHLEALGYESVGFVDDHFLLQPKRIEAICNGIMDAKLSIRWGIEGRVDSVAQHLFPAMAKANCGAMMFGIESGSQKILDRLKKEQTLDQVTTAVKNAKKAGVEIVHGFFTVGNPDETIEDMEATFDFASALPLDTFGFNRLCVYRGTPLWQEYVKRGLVNETTDWYKYFKCSEIDPTCLSGETINRVRQAGIKKLFRYKLIHYPRQTFQLLRRFFRYMPIRDVLYLLLKPFMGQKKGATKAEVVSRLVEHADMKDAAAQLTQVSDEMLHNVFEASRLERLQIQQAADGSRELPMVRSR; from the coding sequence ATGGGCTTCCCTCCAATTGGGATCATGTCCTTGTCATCCGTGATCAAACAGGCAGGGCACGAATGTGTGCTTTTTGATCAAGCGAACCCCGATACGCCGAACCAGGTCATCATTGACCGGATCAACCGGGAGCAACCGGTGCTCGTCGGGCTTAGTTTTCTCAGTACCACGAGCTATCCCTACGCCAAGATGTTGGCGCGAGAAATTCGTGCGACCAACCAAAAAGTCAAGCTCGCCTTCGGTGGGGTGTTTGCTAGCCTGAATGCCTCGTTGGTGAAACTACAATGTCCCGAAGTCGATTTTGTCTGTCGTGGCGACGGTGAGCAGTTGCTGCTCGATCTGTTGGCGAACTTGGAAACCCCCCAAGCTGTCGCAAGCCTGACTTGGATGAAGGATGGCCAGGTCGTCCAGAATCCGAATCGTCCCACCGAGCGGCACCTGGATCAGTGGCCCTTTCCGGATCGCGAGAGCCTGGAACTCGACTATGTTGAATCCATGCCACTGGATGTTCCGGTCGTGCTCTCCATGAGACGGTTCACAACGATGCAAACGTCCCGGGGATGTCCCTGGCCCTGCATCTTCTGCGACATTCCGATCTTCAACGAGGGGAAGTGGCGAGCCCGTAGTCCTCAGCATGTAGTCGCAGAGCTCAAGCATCTCGAAGCACTCGGCTACGAGTCCGTCGGGTTTGTCGACGATCACTTTTTGCTTCAGCCCAAGCGGATCGAAGCGATTTGTAACGGAATCATGGATGCGAAGCTGTCAATACGGTGGGGCATCGAGGGGCGTGTCGATTCGGTGGCCCAACATCTGTTTCCCGCCATGGCGAAGGCCAATTGCGGCGCGATGATGTTCGGGATTGAAAGCGGCAGTCAGAAGATTCTCGATCGGTTGAAGAAGGAACAGACGCTGGATCAGGTCACAACCGCCGTTAAAAACGCGAAAAAAGCCGGCGTGGAAATAGTACATGGGTTCTTCACTGTGGGCAATCCGGACGAGACGATCGAAGATATGGAAGCTACCTTCGACTTCGCGTCGGCCCTGCCGCTTGATACGTTTGGATTCAACCGACTCTGCGTCTATCGGGGGACACCTCTGTGGCAGGAATACGTCAAACGCGGGTTGGTCAACGAAACTACAGATTGGTACAAGTATTTCAAATGTTCAGAAATCGATCCGACTTGCCTCTCAGGCGAAACAATCAACCGCGTCAGACAGGCGGGGATCAAAAAGCTCTTTCGCTACAAACTTATCCATTACCCCCGTCAGACCTTTCAGCTTCTCCGTCGTTTTTTTCGTTATATGCCGATCCGAGATGTGCTCTATCTCCTGCTCAAACCCTTCATGGGCCAGAAGAAGGGTGCGACGAAGGCTGAGGTGGTGTCGCGCTTGGTCGAGCATGCCGACATGAAAGATGCGGCGGCGCAGCTGACGCAGGTGTCGGATGAGATGCTGCACAATGTGTTTGAAGCCTCTCGCCTCGAACGTTTGCAGATCCAGCAAGCCGCAGACGGGTCACGCGAGCTGCCGATGGTGCGGTCTCGATAG